A part of Candidatus Zixiibacteriota bacterium genomic DNA contains:
- a CDS encoding DUF2723 domain-containing protein yields the protein MQRTLSFWDCGEYVACSYILGIAHPPGNPLFLLIGRVFSLFPLVFDIAYRVNLVSVFSSAAAATFGYLVAVRLLRFLPGVDESRPKQLLAYLCSATGALLFAFSRTNWSNSVEAEVYALAMLIYFALIWLALQWYDQRNSSRGLLYLVAIAYLSVLSVAVHMTTFLAMPAVFLFVILVDERLRTDWRFWVSGVVLFLVAIDVGWFLIAVPLWAVVSLVAFLKERSLGWGLCLGLTVAAMVGFSAHAYIPIRAAEKPRINQNAPSDWERFYGYLQRKQYGQESMLTKMFNRRASWSHQFGDYPRIGFGGFLVDQFGFGGMLFVIPLALAIIGMVALIKWKWKPGFFFLLVLLAGTIGLVLYMNFSDGSQMDQLTGLDRLEVRDRDYFFTPGFITFALCIGLGLYVALNWLLERLRAANSQVITLLAGLATLVFPVVAISANYHGNDRSDNYMPYDYAANYLDSCPPDAILFTNGDNDTFPLWCLQEVYHYRRDVKIANLSLIQTDWYQLQLKHEMGVPISFTDEQMRWESISTTRPLRPYVDHLRGGWEHLLMAFRDQASNQLVTVADQMVENIVGANQWKYPIVFSGDLPRQVRYPLAEHSLRLGYLIQVGKDQMGGAWDVDRSLDLFRNYRVRGLDDLRVYRDEVATTLAIGSMQVGVEFIDYLTRNQQPEKARELAELFVKQYPEFWQFRAVLADQLKFTPEQTDSALTEYLKYCDQLIASNPDNIFYYQYKALTLQTLKRSSEAVGAAEVAYRINPASQITYRSLLSLYAQNGRREDAMRISREYLVSNPFDQTARAVAAGQF from the coding sequence GTGCAGCGAACGCTGTCGTTCTGGGATTGCGGCGAGTACGTAGCCTGTTCCTACATTCTGGGAATTGCGCATCCGCCAGGAAATCCGCTGTTCCTCCTGATCGGTCGTGTCTTCTCCTTGTTTCCGCTGGTTTTCGACATCGCATACCGTGTGAACCTGGTTTCAGTCTTCAGCAGCGCGGCGGCGGCGACCTTCGGCTATCTTGTGGCGGTGCGGCTGCTGCGTTTCCTGCCGGGAGTCGATGAGAGCCGGCCCAAGCAATTGCTGGCCTATCTTTGCTCGGCGACGGGGGCTCTGTTGTTCGCCTTCTCGCGGACCAACTGGTCGAATTCCGTGGAGGCTGAAGTCTACGCGCTCGCGATGCTGATTTACTTCGCGTTGATCTGGCTGGCGCTGCAGTGGTATGATCAGCGTAACAGCAGCCGCGGGCTGTTGTATCTGGTTGCGATTGCCTACCTGAGCGTTTTATCGGTTGCCGTACATATGACGACATTCCTGGCAATGCCGGCAGTCTTCCTGTTCGTGATTCTGGTCGACGAAAGACTGCGCACTGACTGGCGATTTTGGGTCAGCGGGGTTGTGCTCTTCCTGGTGGCAATTGATGTGGGGTGGTTCCTGATTGCGGTACCGCTGTGGGCGGTGGTTTCATTGGTGGCGTTCCTCAAAGAGCGCAGTCTCGGCTGGGGGCTGTGCCTCGGGTTGACGGTGGCGGCGATGGTGGGGTTCTCGGCACACGCCTACATCCCGATTCGGGCGGCCGAGAAGCCGCGGATCAACCAGAACGCACCCTCGGACTGGGAGCGCTTCTACGGCTACCTGCAGCGCAAGCAGTACGGACAGGAGTCGATGCTCACGAAGATGTTCAATCGGCGGGCATCGTGGTCGCATCAATTCGGTGACTATCCGCGAATCGGTTTTGGCGGATTTCTGGTCGATCAGTTCGGTTTTGGCGGGATGCTGTTCGTGATTCCGCTCGCTTTGGCGATCATCGGGATGGTGGCGCTGATCAAGTGGAAGTGGAAACCGGGCTTCTTTTTCCTGCTGGTGTTGCTGGCGGGAACGATCGGGCTGGTGCTGTATATGAACTTCTCCGACGGGTCACAAATGGATCAGCTCACGGGGCTGGACCGGTTGGAAGTGCGCGATCGCGATTATTTCTTCACACCGGGGTTCATCACGTTTGCACTGTGTATCGGCCTGGGGCTGTATGTTGCACTCAATTGGCTGCTGGAGCGGCTGCGGGCGGCGAACAGCCAGGTGATAACTCTGCTCGCCGGTTTGGCGACATTGGTCTTTCCGGTTGTGGCAATCTCGGCCAATTATCACGGCAACGACCGATCCGACAATTACATGCCGTACGATTACGCCGCCAATTATCTGGATTCGTGCCCGCCGGACGCCATTTTGTTCACCAACGGCGATAACGATACTTTCCCGCTGTGGTGTCTGCAGGAAGTCTACCACTATCGGCGCGACGTCAAAATCGCGAACTTGTCGCTGATTCAGACCGACTGGTACCAGCTTCAGCTCAAGCACGAGATGGGGGTGCCGATTTCGTTTACCGACGAGCAGATGCGCTGGGAGAGCATCTCGACGACGCGGCCGTTGCGTCCTTATGTCGATCATCTGCGCGGTGGCTGGGAGCATCTGCTGATGGCGTTTCGCGACCAAGCCAGCAACCAGTTGGTGACGGTGGCCGATCAAATGGTTGAAAATATCGTCGGCGCCAACCAATGGAAGTATCCGATTGTCTTCTCCGGCGACCTTCCCCGGCAGGTGCGATATCCGCTGGCGGAGCACAGCCTGCGTCTGGGTTACTTGATCCAGGTCGGCAAGGATCAGATGGGCGGCGCCTGGGATGTTGACCGGTCGCTGGATCTGTTCCGCAATTATCGCGTGCGCGGATTGGATGACCTCAGAGTCTATCGCGACGAAGTGGCGACGACGCTGGCGATCGGCTCGATGCAGGTCGGGGTGGAATTCATCGACTACCTGACCCGGAATCAACAGCCGGAAAAGGCGCGCGAGTTAGCGGAGCTGTTCGTCAAGCAGTATCCGGAGTTTTGGCAATTCCGAGCCGTGCTGGCGGATCAACTCAAGTTCACGCCGGAACAGACCGACTCGGCGCTGACCGAGTATCTGAAGTATTGCGATCAATTGATCGCATCAAATCCCGACAACATCTTCTACTACCAGTACAAAGCCCTGACGCTGCAAACGCTGAAACGCTCATCCGAGGCTGTGGGTGCGGCGGAAGTTGCCTACCGCATCAATCCGGCGTCGCAAATCACGTATCGCTCCTTGCTGTCGCTCTACGCGCAGAACGGGCGGCGGGAGGATGCGATGCGGATATCCCGCGAATATCTGGTGAGCAACCCGTTCGATCAAACGGCGCGGGCGGTTGCTGCCGGGCAGTTCTAA
- a CDS encoding tetratricopeptide repeat protein: MALAQTLQKAKVLASFLLVLAVGAAASKAAAQSPGETQRIKNAETLIYSGRCGDAVVQLRPLYDAEPQNERVALSLKNAYVCLKDYDSARVILERLIARAPFLTQEISYRLELSAVYFRAGDEVHGRQTVDEAVTLGEGNLQYYEQAADVFIGSGYYADGVKFLQESRRKLGQPRAFARKLAQVYEILRNYGDAAREYFAVVQQDTAQEVMVSGKVAALIKLDAQEEFDTGLGEALAEILAGNPRNAEAQRYYGDYLVAQGDFAAAFDRFRMVDSLAQGKGRYLLYFARAARDNGVHEMVHRACALIETIPNSPYLVQAQFLLAETHAAAGEFAQAAELYEKIIAGTPNDRDRTEAFFSLGHVQLYGLHDPRAAIATLGGLIERYPRSPLAAAGTVVVADAYLALGQAGAADSLYAQIELKSLPQRNQEELLYKQAELQFFTGNFSLARDAYSRMMNTYPKSVFVNDCLRRMMLITEYAGMDEAILQIYSNAAYAQFRFEYQTALELLNKLKYRESKILPELAWLTSGEILATLGRDTLALAAYDTLVQLRPESFYAPLAIERKGDIYAHTQKNCEMARTTYQQVILNYPKSLNVEDVRKKLWQTERILCARTEKPKS; the protein is encoded by the coding sequence GTAGGCGCCGCTGCGAGCAAGGCCGCAGCGCAGTCGCCCGGCGAGACACAGCGAATCAAGAATGCCGAAACGTTGATCTATTCCGGGCGCTGCGGCGATGCCGTCGTGCAGTTGCGGCCGCTGTATGATGCCGAGCCGCAGAATGAGCGGGTAGCGCTCAGTCTCAAGAACGCTTATGTCTGCCTGAAGGACTATGATTCGGCGCGGGTGATCCTCGAACGGCTAATCGCGCGGGCTCCGTTTCTGACGCAGGAGATTAGCTACCGGCTGGAACTGAGCGCCGTCTATTTCCGCGCGGGGGACGAGGTGCACGGTCGGCAAACGGTCGATGAAGCGGTCACGCTCGGCGAAGGGAATCTGCAATATTACGAACAGGCCGCCGACGTGTTCATCGGCAGCGGCTATTATGCCGACGGCGTGAAATTCCTGCAGGAGTCGCGGCGCAAGCTGGGCCAACCGCGGGCGTTCGCGCGGAAGCTGGCGCAGGTCTACGAGATCTTGCGCAATTACGGTGATGCGGCGCGCGAGTACTTTGCGGTCGTCCAGCAGGACACCGCGCAGGAAGTGATGGTCTCCGGCAAGGTGGCGGCGCTGATCAAGCTGGATGCCCAGGAGGAATTCGACACCGGGCTGGGCGAAGCGCTTGCGGAGATCTTGGCAGGCAATCCGCGCAATGCGGAGGCGCAGCGGTACTACGGGGACTATCTCGTCGCGCAGGGTGATTTTGCCGCGGCGTTCGATCGGTTTCGGATGGTGGATTCGCTGGCGCAAGGCAAAGGCAGGTACCTGCTGTATTTCGCCCGCGCGGCCCGCGACAACGGGGTACACGAGATGGTACATCGGGCGTGCGCATTGATCGAGACCATACCCAATTCACCCTACCTGGTTCAGGCGCAGTTCCTGCTGGCGGAGACGCACGCGGCTGCCGGCGAATTTGCTCAGGCGGCCGAGCTATACGAAAAGATTATTGCCGGTACGCCGAATGATCGCGACCGGACGGAAGCGTTTTTCTCGCTGGGACATGTACAGCTTTACGGTTTGCATGACCCCCGCGCGGCGATTGCCACGCTTGGCGGACTAATCGAGCGATATCCCCGTTCGCCGCTGGCGGCGGCAGGCACAGTCGTGGTTGCCGACGCCTATCTGGCGCTCGGGCAGGCCGGTGCTGCGGATTCGCTGTACGCCCAAATCGAACTGAAGTCACTACCGCAGCGCAACCAGGAAGAACTGCTTTACAAGCAAGCCGAGTTGCAGTTCTTCACTGGCAATTTCTCACTGGCGCGAGATGCCTACTCGCGGATGATGAACACCTACCCCAAAAGCGTCTTCGTCAACGATTGTCTACGGCGCATGATGTTGATTACCGAGTATGCCGGCATGGATGAAGCGATACTGCAGATTTACTCAAACGCGGCGTACGCGCAATTTCGCTTCGAGTACCAGACGGCGCTGGAGCTGTTGAACAAGCTGAAGTATCGGGAGTCGAAGATCCTGCCGGAGCTGGCGTGGCTGACCAGCGGCGAGATCCTGGCGACTCTGGGCCGAGACACTCTGGCACTGGCGGCGTACGACACGTTGGTGCAACTGCGTCCGGAGAGCTTCTATGCGCCCCTGGCGATCGAACGCAAGGGGGACATCTACGCCCACACGCAGAAGAACTGCGAGATGGCCCGCACCACCTATCAACAGGTGATTCTGAACTACCCCAAAAGTCTCAATGTCGAGGACGTCCGCAAGAAGCTGTGGCAAACGGAGCGAATTCTCTGTGCGCGGACGGAGAAGCCGAAGTCGTAG